One Salvia miltiorrhiza cultivar Shanhuang (shh) chromosome 6, IMPLAD_Smil_shh, whole genome shotgun sequence genomic window, ttgtgctcttgggagttataggttagaaattgaccggggacggcaattatgacccgtaatctactgttttagtcgtccgggagggggctaaaactagtggggagatcgccctagataagtaggccatatcaagattaatattgctttagattgaagttcattacgatccatcgaaatctagtccctaggataactttccttcgagtcattccccaatttattaactaagtttatcttgttgttattttatttacttgctttatttagctctgttttagttctcaacacctcttcatctttggttgtctaaatagattgaaaacaactcattaataatatttagaagtttaaattcaccaatccttgtggaatacgaccttgcttccctatattgcaactacactgtatacttgcggcgtggtgaaaagaATAGCGAACAAAACCCCAACGAAGCAACCGCACCTGTCGCAAAAAGCATCCAACCTATTCGAAACAAACACTAACACCTTAAAGCACCATTCTAACAAAGCTATGGGTAGAAAAATCACGAGCCACCGCATGTTTAATATTGTCAATCGCATAAGGCCACCAACCCTCTTGTCTATCATCATTGGCCATTATGTCCGCGGGGTGATTTCCTTCCCGAAAGATGTGAgtaacaatcaaagaaaaaccatGAAGACGACGCAGAACCTGCACCAACCCTCTTGTCTATCATCGTTTAGAATTATTATTAGCATATATATCAgtatacttaaaaaaaatattactagtaTAGGACTCgtaatattgaatttttttattagatgAAATAATATTTGTTCATTAAAAAACTTGGTacaaaacaatttttttataagcATTCGTataaaacatattaaaaaatggtaaaaaaaacaaaaaaatactccGTATATATAACGAGTTAACAATTTCTTaacccactggccaccgggtcctcacttaagtgaagtgacccgggttcgatccctcttaagagcgaattggagattggagatataaagtggattggagatataaggtggattagAGATAAGGTGATTCTTGGAGtgttggagatataaggtggattggagatataaggtggattagAGATAAGGTGATTCTTGTAGTGGATGAGGAattaattactaacatctaacataactttgcctgataaaaaaaaaaagaaaaaaaaaaagaaaaatataaataggagactttaatattttttttaatagaataTCATGGAAATATAGGCCTCGATTGACTCTGCCGCCACCTTGTATTGAACACGTGCTTTCCCCACGATTTCTTTTCCTTCTATTCAACTCGAACGCGTCTTCTTGGAAGCTTCTCCAAACACGCCTTAGACTCGTCCGCCACCGTACCCTATATATACCCGTCTAACCCTTTTGCTCCCGTATTTTCTAATTAACATACTCCACATTAtttcttcaaaaattaaattttcgtcTTTTTCTTTGATATTCTTTTTTGCTTCAGATCCCCAAATTTCAATTCTCTTCAATTTCTTCTCGATTTCGAGTCTCGTATTCCGACCATGACTTCGATCGCCATGAGGAATTTCGTCGGCCTTCCGATCATCGCCTTTATACTGGCGGCGCTTTGCCAATTCGCCTCCGGACAGAGCGGCGCTCCTTCACCAGCGCCGGCGCCTTCCAACGATGGTGAGTTGCATGttttgttttaatttctttctcttttctgtTGCGGATTTTAATTGTAAAGATTGCTAAATAATTTTGTGATTCGGTATTGCAGGCACTGCGATTGATCAAGGAATTGCTTACATCCTCCTGCTTGTTGCTCTGGCGATTACTTATTTAATCCACTGAGTTCGATTGttgttattctatttttttatttttatatagagATTGATTTTGGTGGTTTAGTGATATTTATTCAATCTTCATTCGTTTTCGCCGATTATTAGAGTGAGGAAATTCCTGGAGCCCTCATATATATGTAGCTTACTTGTAGATAGAATTTAAATGAGAATAGTATTCACTGTTACAATTTATGAccactccttttttttttttaagtttcaatcaaattatattttatctGATATTTTTGGATGACCGAAAAATCCTGTAAATTAACTGTGTGATGACGACTTTATGAAGTTATATTAATATGTTGGGATACGAATCATAAGAATTAGAGCCATATTCTCCTAATATATTGTTGATATATGCATGTAGCATTTGTATTGTTTGTATTTTGTATACTAGAGAATACTATATGAACGCTACTAATAAGtcccaaaatttaattcaacaTAAAATTTAGGGTATTTATAGGTTACaaatttactactccctccgtccctgaaataagttcctatttttccattttgggacgtcccccaaataagttcctctttctttctttctatttttggacaactaccccaccactaataatactttatttattcttacttttcactttttcaccactctcaatactataacacttttttcacattttcaccactcccaatactaattataacatattttttttcactatcaatacactttaccattttccttaaaacccgtgccgtccccaaagaggaacttattttggggacggagggagtattaggtTATTGCTGGATGTGATACCAAAGCGCAAAGCTCACCAAAAAGAACATTAATATTGGTGGAATAGTGAACTTATGAGGTGACTTGGTTGAATGTGTGAGTTTGTGAGATTTATTGAAtggtttattattattattattattattattttggcaTTTTGGTTTGTCCATAATACttagtgtttttttttatacaaaaattttatatgtttaaCCTTATTCACATTCAATATTTACTATCTAACAAACCATTTAAAAATGGGCTAATCAATTCAAAACTATGCccaaacaaaaaatatatgaacaaGAAATGGTGAGACCGTGAACAATTAAATATAAGTATAGATTTGTGCtaggggtgtgcagcgggtcggACCGACCCGTCGAGTCTGTTGGATCAAAAATTTTGATAGGATGGACCGACTCGGACCAAAAAATATGTGTGGGCTGACCCGGACCCGGACCGAACTCGAGCAAtgggtccggttcggtccgggtccAAGCTGTCGAGgccgaaattattttttttcctatttcacacttaattttcatacataaaacataataaatgcGATACCAACACATATCAATATCATAGTTCCACCATTCGCAATCTACAATCACAccaaaaaacataaatcaaaatcaattcTCCTTTAAGTTTtagaaatttttgaaatttaatattattaatattattataaatattaaatatataaaataaataattattttttaatgatatggGTCGGTCCGGGTTCAGCGGATTCGACTGGATCTAGACCCGAAAAAAATCGGTCTTACAATAGGTCGGACCCAACCTGTCGGTCCAGACGAATTCGGCCGGTCCAATTCGagtttgctcacccctagtttgTGCAGTGTTCTCACAGTTTTCATGAAAGGATAgtcattctaaattaatatatcAATTGTCTAATTGAATACGGTTCTGAATTCTGAAAGATAATTATTCTCATAATAACAATGATTTAAATTGATTCTTTGATTATTTCGGaagagtttttattttatcctCCAActattatactttttttttgttcacaaaacatctttctatttttttagtttCTCCCGTTCACAAAACTTCTCTTAATCCTGTTTTTGGAAATAATTCACTAATTATCATCCTTAATTTCTGTCCCAAAGGGGAcatcaagcggtgcgacctcctgtgtgtgaataATGATGTATCGGGTTTAAACCCCACtgcccccctccccaactcccccaagtcgaAAAATCATCCTTAATTTTTCATATTTACACATATTGCGACTAATAGACCcacaactttttattttaattgagcCATTTGTCATTAAATTAAAGCATGTAATCCATAATACCACTAATCCTTTAATAACCCATCATTAATCTTTCTAATTTctgctaaaaaaaaaatataatttgctATCCAAATGAACAATTAACTTTTCCTAAATCCGACAATTCAAAAAGAAACTTTCTAAATCCGTGTCCATTCCCCTTAGAAAGATGTTTCGTGGACGAggggagtatataatactccctccgtcccttaagagtgtgcatcactttgtaacatgagttttaataaatattaggtgAGTGTTGTGAGTGTAAATAAAAtcacttaattataatattatatggTGAAGTAgtgtctaaaaataaaaatgcatacTTTTATGGAAggtattaaaataataaaaatacacatCCTTATGTGACGAAAGAAGTATCTACCATGCTCCAAATTTCACTAAACTTGTTTTGAAAGATGGGTAATTAAATTTTGTTCGTGTTATGGACCATGGCGTGCAAGTATTTGGCCCACCCACGAATACTAGTAATTGTATATACATATCAACGTTCAAGTATGCATTCAATAGATCCAaactccccctccccccccccccccccaaaaaaaaaagaaaatttcagAGGTGAAATCATGCAAAGCTGATTTTGATCACATGTGGCACTCAGCAAAAGAACATGGAGCTGCGGACATTCTTACACAGGACCGGAAACTGAGGTACAGCCGGCGCGCCTCCGCCACTGTGGGAGAAGTCATCAAACTTGAGGAACTGAGACATCTGGGCAGCGGCAAGATGCGCATAGCGTATAGGCGCAACTGAACCAAATAAGATCTCATTAAGGATAGATTGATAAAACATAagattcaatatatatttcaagtATAAGATGATAaacaagttcaaaattattcaatCCATCATAATAAATGATTGATTGACTCATGTTATCTTTTAACTACCCATCCTATCACTAAATGTGAAAATGTTAAGTATGAACTTTGGAGATGATGAAAGAACAATAGGGCAAAAAGATTTCTGTAACAGTACATTTTATAGCTTAATCAGATTGAAGAGAAAAAGATTAAAGTAGAATAAGGGTGATAGTGGTTTATTACCTATAGAGATGGCAGTAGTGCTTCTCTGGTACCTGCGAAAATTCGAATTTCTTTTCATCTTACTAAATGTTTGATggcaaaaattctaaaactaaaGCAGATACATAGGTATTTTTCTATGGCTGTGCAGTTTGCAAGAGAGGTTAGCAACTTGAGATATGTTATTACACATAGGACAAAGAAAGCACAAACTCCTGAAAATCATCAGGAGAGTAGCCGAGCTCATCGTATAGGACATGGTAGTGCGTTGGTCGTGTTGTTCCCTGTACATCAATAATCAACAGACTCAGATAACGTGCTAACGGTTTCCTAAGCTTATTTCAGACAGCTTATAGCTCTTGGAGCCTATAAGATGTAATGTcgagagcttataagttttttaaggagcttataagctcagccaaacaccctcttagtaaATTTGTATCGTCATCTTACTGAATAAAGTAAATGACATAGGAAAGGAACTCACAATTGGACCAGCATGAGCACACAAGTAGAAGTCATTATTTCTAGGATGACAGATTTCGTTGTCAATCACGGTTCCTGATGAGCACATGATAGAGATaataataagtaaataaacgAGTTGTGTTTCAGTGATTATGTATaaaatgtagagagagagagaccttcAGGGACATTTTCAGGAGAGTTGGCTTGGAAAATCTTGGTATGGTGGTTCTTTTGTGCCACAACCAGCATGAACTTGGGATCCCATCTCTCATCTCGAAACTTGCAAGCCTAAATAGCAATTTAACATTATCCATTTTTCTAGATTATCCAAAGTAAATTAAGAGAAGTGATTTGTCACAAGCTGAAACTAAAATGGCTCAGGTGATTTGAAAGGTAAAAGAGAGACCTTGATGATCTGCTCTAGCTCAGCATTTAGAATTTGGTTGAACTGGGACTCGCTCACTCCATCCCTGCCATAGCATAATAATTCAAATGCCAAGATGAAGATTAATTCAAGTATATGTCAAGGATATACATCAATAAatgcatttatataaataatgataaaCAGATCAGGAGCTATGTACATGGACACTGATACAGGTGCGGATCCAATCGTCAGATTTATATTTAAAAGGACACTTTCATAACTTTGTACACAAGTACGTGGATATACGAAACATAAAATAAAGTGACAATACATAGTAGTagcatttttgataaaataaataagttaagtatcaaggctcataaaaaaataagttttgtagcacATTTGACCTAAAGTTCATAAGTACAAGTCAATAAAGTGAATGATAGTGACatattagttattttttatttaaaaataagaaagtaaaaccaaaatctgattctctctctattcacgttAAAATGGCGTTATTTTATGTGAGAAATTTTGATTCCCATAGGCTGATATCTTGTGTATGATTTATGGGTGCACATGAATTTATGGCGTGATTTTATGTGGGAATTAAAACCAT contains:
- the LOC130990421 gene encoding protein argonaute 4B-like, which gives rise to FILAFELLCYGRDGVSESQFNQILNAELEQIIKACKFRDERWDPKFMLVVAQKNHHTKIFQANSPENVPEGTVIDNEICHPRNNDFYLCAHAGPIGTTRPTHYHVLYDELGYSPDDFQEFVLSLSYVYQRSTTAISIVAPIRYAHLAAAQMSQFLKFDDFSHSGGGAPAVPQFPVLCKNVRSSMFFC